In the genome of Aricia agestis chromosome 4, ilAriAges1.1, whole genome shotgun sequence, the window aagagagaatacgtTCTCTTCTTggaggtttgcaggtcgtattggtccggaaatactgctggtgacagttcgttccagagttttaatGTGCGTGGTTGTTACTACGGCGAGcgcacggcgcgggcgcccgcgacgggcagccgcggcgggcacacgctcaacgtaGCGAACGCCCTAAAgtctaaacagtaaacacccACGTTCATTCATTTTTTACAAACTTGTTTAAACAAAAACTTCATTATTCACAGGTATGTTGCTCAGACTTCGAAGACGATGAAGGTAAAGATGACATAGAGAACCATCCAAACATTAACCTCCTACCGGACTCCTGCGGTGACATAGACGGCAGGCGCATCGTGGGGGGGGCAACGGCGAACCTGTACGAGTATCCGTGGATGGCGCTCATCTCTTACAAAACAAGCAAGTAGCAATTAAGAAGTAGAAGTTAAAAAACCGTAATCCGACAAAGACatgagaaaaatattataagtatagcctagactagatgtcccattacttatggatcccttctTCGGgttaccacttttgtgaatatagtaccaaattcggatgatACCCTAAACACcaaatgaaaaattttgaaaatcagtttacaaacggcagagtaatcgttgaacaaaaaaaacgaacataacacctcccccattttaaaagtcggttaaaattgtgacctatgtgttattttgatgcataagctatattattgtaaagtttgattaaaatccattcagtagtttttgtgtgaaatattaacaaacatccatacatacatccaaacaaactttcgcctttataatattagtaggatgtcatGGGCGATATCATTTTCATCTATTGATCATCAAATGAGGTGCATTTGTTATAATCAAATCCGTAGTTTAGCTGCTTCGAGGGcgacatctatactaatataccATAGATATATATCCATACCatagatagatattatatttcttcaTGTTCTCCAACTTGCGCAGCATGAAGCGATATGGACCTGGACATGGACTTTTCCTTTTCTGCCCTCACTTTTGTGAGAAGGTACTAAagaaaattctttttttaaactaataaaaattacaatataacaTTCTTCATTCCAGGACTAGGTCTTCAGTTCCAGTGTGGAGGGAGCATTATTAATTCAAGATACATCTTGACTGCCGCACACTGTGTTAGAAATAGGATCATCGCTGGTGTACGCATAGGAGAATACGACATACGGTACGGGACTGACTGCCAGGGGACAGGAGACCAATACGCTTGTGAATCACATATTcaggtacttaataaaaaagttcatttacaaaaatattgtagttaCAATAAGGTCCGTTGTAAGGTGTCCGGTGTAAGGTTACcgtcgaagaaatttattcataggcagttgacagacctacgtcatttggtcacgttttttcaattttagtttttacaatTCAATTTTTGTCGTGATTtctcggatgggtttgacataatgcggATAAATTACGTACACaataattacgtaggtccgcacTCTGCCGAaggaacttctctgatagtaaaatGTAAAGTAAATGTAAAGCATGGcggatctacataatattttattggtagGGCTATATCAAGGCATGATTTGTGGATTGGTGGATTTGGATCTACCtgtaaatcaatttttatagttttatattctttaAGCTCTACactgtttgtaaaaaaaatattgataaaataagTTCGACTTTTTCAGGACATGATCGTAGAAGAAATAATTTTCCATGAAAGCTACGTGAAAACAAGTAAGACTGTGGCCAACGACATAGCCCTGTTGCGACTGATCAAGCCTATCAACTTCACATATAGTAAGTTTTTATtgaataaggggcaaacgagcagtcacctgatggaaagcacctACCGTCGCCCTTGCACAACACGCAACATTAGatgagttgcaggtgcgttgccggctatTTAAGACGGAATACGCTTTCTTCTTacaggtttgcaggtcgtattggtggcgaaactttattttctcctaaccactaatcacctgcactcgcaataatcaaagtgaatacaggcccttattcatttaaatataaCGTTCAGAATGCTATTGATGTTTTTGTATGTTGCACATGCCTGTAATCTGTAAATAGgcatgtgcaacatgtcggatatCGCCTAtcggtcggattatttactgtgtgtgctagtagcgccctctctAACTCTTCCGTAACATTTCCTATTTGTTAATATATAAACTGTCACTCTAGGAAACGCCGCCCCCATATGCTTACCAATAACGGCGAGTATGAGGAATACAGAATTGTCTGGGAGACAGGCGACGGTTGCTGGGTGGGGCCTCACTGAGAATAACGAGGATTCCTCGATACTGCTGAAGGTGGAAGTCCCCATCTGGAGCAGCAGCCAATGCAGCAGTTTTTACAACaggtaaaatttatttattgttaagaAT includes:
- the LOC121726597 gene encoding CLIP domain-containing serine protease 14D-like; its protein translation is MRKYYLLCVFLYLVGHLQGLKDCGDCVKLNSCSRATDLAIHNSNSDTEEKFKNSFCGYEGSGYKKIPKVCCSDFEDDEGKDDIENHPNINLLPDSCGDIDGRRIVGGATANLYEYPWMALISYKTRLGLQFQCGGSIINSRYILTAAHCVRNRIIAGVRIGEYDIRYGTDCQGTGDQYACESHIQDMIVEEIIFHESYVKTSKTVANDIALLRLIKPINFTYRNAAPICLPITASMRNTELSGRQATVAGWGLTENNEDSSILLKVEVPIWSSSQCSSFYNRWNVDTELCAGAVNKDSCEGDSGGPLMLESTYKGAYRIIQYGIVSRGPQNCGSNNPGIYTNVTKFMGWILDNIRE